TGGAGTTGCGTATTCGAGCTGGATCACCAGTGCGGTTGATGGCACATCCTGCGCCCATCGCTTTCCGGGCTTATAGCCTTCCCTGACGCGATAACGCGGCCTTTTCTCTAAGGGGCAGGAGGAAAACGCCACTCCCAAGGCCATGAAAACGGCCAGCCCAGGAGTGTGATGGTCATGAAGCCAGTTTCGGCTGGAACCTGTTATCGCGGGAAGCCCTTCGCCGAGCCGAGACGCAACTGAAGGATGACTTCGATTGGGTGACTGGAAATAATACGAACGACAGGCACGCTCTTTGGGAAACCCTCGTGCCACCAGGTGGCGGCCCCCCGCACGTTCATAGCCGAGAGGAAGAAGGCATCTATATTTTGGAAGGTGAGATCACATTCACGGTCGATGGCGAAAAAATCGTGGCAAAGGCCGTAGCGTTCGTCAATATGCCTGTTGGAATTCCCCACAGTTTGAAAAACGAAAGCGGCAATCCGGCGAAGATGCTGATTTTCATCGCTCCCGCAGGATTGAAGCAGATGTTTTTTGAGTTCGGCGTGCCGCTTGCCAAAGTCCTCCACGAACTATTCGAGGCGTTCTGTTCCCGTTCCCAAACAGCCTTTTACAATTGGAAGTACGAATCCCGATCTCAAAAAATGCTTTGAATTCAGCTTACTCGACGCCTGAATCGACTCCAAACAATTCCGTTTCAGCACTTACCAAGTTCAAACACTGTTCGTACCTTTCAGAGTCTTGACAGTATAGTACGCTGCGATATAATACGAAACGTACTATGAAAACCGATGATCAATCTTTGCTCGGGCACGCACTCTTGGGGTTGATTCGACTGTGTCAACCCTGCTCGGGTTACGACCTTCGCAGGATGTTTGCCGGCCAGCCTATGGCCACTTTTAGCGATAGTCCGGGTTCGATCTATCCGGCACTGAAAAGGCTTGAGCGGTCATCGTTGGTAAGTTGTACCGTCGACGAAACTTCCCAAGTGCGGAGGCGAAAGCTCTACCGACTCAGCCCCCAGGGCCAGAAGGCGTTGACGCATTGGCTCACCCGCCCCATCACTTCGGATGCTGTCTTTCGATGTATGCCAGAACTGTTTCTACGGTTTGCGTTTCTGGAGGATTGTCTCGGCCCACGCGCTTGCGAGTCCTTTTTGGTATCCTTGGCCGATTACTTGCATCAGCATATTGAAATGCTTCAAGGACACTTGAAATCACACGAATCGGAGATGTCGCGTTCTGCCCGGCTGGCTTTACAGAGTGGAATCATGGGTTACGAGTGCCAGGCTTCATGGGTCAAAATAGCACTAGAAGAATATCGGAAATCGGCCTCGGGCAAGGCATTGGCTAGGTCAGTGAATAAGAGTTAGCAAGAGGATTGACCTCAGACTTCCACATCACAAAGGGGATTGAAATGGGCCGTATCACTTTGACGTTTCTACTCCTGATCGGCGCATGGGCAACCTTGGAAGGTTACTCACAGAAAGCCTGGGCGGATGAAGACACGCGGAACCGGCCGTCTGACGAATTGCCGCAGGCAAATCCCAAAGACGTTGGGTTGTCGGCCGAAAAACTCGAACGTGTAAAAACTCTCGTTCAGGGGGTTGTGGACAAGAAGCAAACCGCAGGTGTAGTCGTTCTCATCGCCCGCCATGGGAAAGTTGCCTATCTGGAGACGTTCGGAAAGATGAACGCCTTAACCGGCCAGGCGATGAGGCCGGACGCCATTTTCCGGATTCACTCCATGAGTAAGCCTATTACCACCGCGGCTGCATTACTGCTGTACGAAGAAGGCAAGTACAAACTCGACGATCCGGTTTCGAAATATCTACCTGAGTTCAAGGGCCTACGAGTTCATACCAGAAATGGGGAAGAGGTTGTCGCAGCTAAACGCGAAATGACAATTCGCGATCTCATGCGGCACACTTCCGGGCTTACTTATGGGATGCCCAACGGTACTGCCGTGGACAAGATGTATATTGCCAAAGGAATTGACGGGCCTAATCTCAGCCTAGCGGAAATGGTAAGCGCCTTAGGCAAACTGCCATTACAGGATCAACCAGGAACCCAGTTCAATTACAGCGTTTCGACCGACGTGCTGGCCCGACTCATCGAAGTTCTCTCGGGGAAACCGATCGATGAATTCCTAAAGGATCGAGTCTGCCGGCCACTCGACATGCGCGACACAGACTTCATCGTCCCAGATGACAAGCTGGCGAGGTTCACGGCTAATCATGGGGCAGGCGATAAGGGTATGCTCAAAGTCATTGACGACCCAGCCACTAGCCGGTACCGGACACGACGGAAGTATCTCTCGGGCGGAGGGGGCTTGGTTTCCACGGCTCGTGACTACGCTCGATTCTGCCAAATGCTGCTGCAGGGAGGAGAGCTTCAAGGCTGTCGGTTGCTTCGTCCGGAGACAGTCAGTGAAATGACGAGCAATCAGCTCCCAATCGAAGCGTTGCCCATGAAGCTCGGTGGTTTCCCCCTGCCGGGTATGGGATTCGGCCTTGGTCTGTCAGTACGCCTGGACGCAAAATCAGTTAAGCCCGACCCGGCCGCAGGAGAGTTCGGTTGGAACGGAGCGGCCAGCACTTACTTTTGGGTCGCGCCCAAGTCAGAGATGGTAGTGATCGTTCTCCAGCAAGTGCAGCCTTACAATTTCACGCTTCAGATGTCCCTAAAATCGGCCATTTATGGGGCGATAGAGAATTGATGCCAAGCAATCTGGGCGGCAGAGAAGCTCACTTTAACACCCCGTATTCGTCCGACGGAAATCGTTAGGAAAGAGAATTACGATTGATCGAAGTCATCGTGGTACTCGGCATCCCGTCTAAAGGAACTGAGAGTGCGGAGTGGGCACTGGTAACGAGTGTCCGGTGGATTACTATTCGTTAGTATCCCACCCGATCTCGATCTTAATCCATCCTCAGGGGCAGACAAGGTAGGACTGTCAGTGGCAGAAATTGAACCAGCCACTATCTGGCTGAAGCGCTGAGTGTGGCGGCAGGCTAAGCTATCGCGGCGTGTAGGATGGACTCGTAAAAATGCCATGCGAAGTAAAAGCACCAATCACTTCTTATCAGGCAGGTTCGGCACGAGCTTCGGGTCATACTTGGCTCCCGGCGCCACCTGGACCATGGTGATTCGCATCTTAGTCGGGAAGAACCTTTCGGGGTCAGTGCGCTTGTGAGCGTGGCCTGCTCCGCCGCTATCATCTTTCATTACCAAGTGCATCTCCTTGATCCCCTCCTCCCACACGATGTTGTCGTTCTGCCAGAATGAGGTCATCTTCACGTCGCTCTCGTATACGCCCTTTTCCTTGTAGACTTGAGTGCTGGTACAGCCGTAACCAGCCTTCAGGCCCTTGTTAGGGATGTAGCACAGCGACCAGGTGGTGAGTGCTCCCCCCTCGGGCTTCTCGAGAACTTCGGCACGGATGTGCACAGTGCCGTTCCGATAGTCCACCGGAGCCGTCCAGTCCTTGGGCCGGTCTGCATTGAGCATCTTGTCTCGGACGTAATAGTGAGACTTGCTCGGCTTTGAGTTGTCCGCGTCCTCCTTGGTGAATGTGAAGGTGGCGTCAAACAGGACGAACTGCTGCGCCTTCACCTCAGGGGCTCCCTTAACTTTTTTAGGTTCTGGTTGTGCCGACTTCAAACTCGAGCCGGCGAGGGCGGCGATCAGTATAGCCATTCGCAACTTAAACATGGAATTCCTCTTTGATTATTCGTTTAATTTCTATTTGTCAGGATTCGGGCAACCAGCATGAGCATTTTATGTAATATCCGAAACGACTACCACTGAAAACGCGTATGCCGATCGAGTCGTGTCAGTATCATTGTAAAAAATGAATTAATAGCAGAATAGTTGAATTGAAGACGCAAATGCCCATTAAATTATAGATCAGGACCGAGAAGAAGAAGTTATCGGAAAGTGACTCAACCTGCTCCGATCACATAGCTCGGGGCAGTCTCTAAAAATTGAAATGTGTGACGCTATCGAGGAGCAGCGAAGTTACCTGCTTTCTCAAGGATTATTGAGTCTCGAACGTCGGCGGGTACTCAAGCCCAGGTAAACTCCTGCAGATTCCTTCTCAATTCCACCCGTTCGCCTTGAAGATGTTCCCTCGAAACTGCTCACGGACTATGTCTTCTAATCCATGGACAACGAGATACACATCCTGGTAATTGCTCAAGAAAAATCCTCTAGTGCTAAAATAGTTTGGTGAGATTAGTGGGGAGGGTGCGCGAGTTCAACAGCGGCAAGGCGTGTGCAAAAGAGCATCATTAAAGGACATATCTCGGACTTGCAGAAGCAGATTTCTCAAAATTCTCAAATTTCGATCAAAGTTTTTCTGGTGAGAATGTAACATGGTCGTTGACTTCTTCCGACTGGCAAAGTGCGCACACTCCCTATGTGCGCAATAAATTGGCTATCTAATTATATGCTCGAGACTTGCAACATATCTACGTGCTATTCGTGTGTCGTACCGACGAGCGCAACGTTCAAAAGAACAACCCAAGACTGGGCGAACTGGGAACCTGATGCCTGCCTTCCAACTGAAATAGCAAGCTACCCAAAGAACGCCAAGAAGCAAGAGACCGGCCGTTGAATCGTCTCAGGATTGACGGTCGAGTGGCCGAGGTATTCCCTACAGGTTTAGTGGAAAGACAGCCCGCTCGGGTCGTCCTATGGTTGATCGGTAGGCTGCTTAGGTTTGACAGACTTCGAAAAAAAATCCTTGATCTCAGAATCGGCTTGACCGAATGCAGCAATCTCGTGCGGGGTTAGCTTCAAATCACCCACGGCTTTATTAAGTTGTTTCACCTGGATATCGCCGTCTAAGCCCGAAACTAGAAAAAGGCCGCCTTTTGTAAAATCGTAGGTTTCGCCATTAATCATAAGTTGGCCATTTTGGGCTTCTTGCATTTCAAGTGAAAATGCAATTTCACGATTCAACTGATTATCCTTCCCACGGTAGACCAATGCTCCCTTCCCGCCGTGGACCATTGCTCCCTTTATCGTATTGGAGCTTGAACTGACGCTGCAAAGCGGAGCATCACTCCAAACCACGACAACGGGGTTTCCGTCCCAAGTGAAGTAGAGGATGCTCGCATTGTCGACGCCAATCCCACTCATGAAGCCCTTCTTCTCGGCGTCTTGTAGAGTCACAATGCCGTTGGCAAACCTTGGCCGTACACTGGACGGGGGCGTTGTGGCATTACAGCCGGCAATTGTAAGTAAAATGTAAAAAACCAGACTTATGAGCCATGCTACTTTCATGATAATTCTCCCTAAGTTTGCTTTGCCCCTTGCCGCCCATCCTATTGATTAAGACGGATGTGGCGAGTTAGTAATTTTGACGGCTCTTTGAGTCCAAATCGGTGCAGGAACTGGCCCGTTTCAGAACACTTGGATTCAGTGAGCTTTGCCTGTTTCGATCACATCGACAAGGTTCATTGATTGGACGCGGCGTGTCGGCCGGAGGTAATTAAGATCCGCGACAACGGTGCCGATCTGGTGTAACTGTGGGTTAGCGGTTCCAGCAGAACGATAACACCCTTTAAACTCTCGGAGCCGCCAAAGTAAATTCCAGCATCTAGTTAGGTTGCAATGGTCAGTAACGCCATGAGGCTCGCCGTCCGTTTTCTTCGATGTGTAAGAGGAACTCGGTGATCGGTTCTCGACCGTCCAGCGGTTGCAGCACATGACCAACCGAAAGTTCATCCCACGCAGTTCCCCAGGCATCAATGTTTTCGTCCGCGTCAAGCAGCTCTCGTTCGTGGTCGAAAAGAGACCGAACCAGCCCGAACTCTGGAGTTGGATCGAACTCGCCCTCCCACCACGGGATATCGCTGCCAGTGCGCGTGAGTGTGCCCAGCAGCACTCCATTTCGTATTACTCGGTAATGTGCCACGAGCGCCTCCGACCAGCCCGTTGCCAATGTTCTCTTGCCTTGGCGGAAACCGATGAACGATAATCTCGCCAAACACAGCGAGTGTCTCGAAATTCAAGAGAAATGCCCAGGCAGGCTGCTAAAATATCGTAACTCGTAAGTATCTGATTACTGACCAGCAAGCGATTATCGAAGATTGAAATCGTTTCACATCGCTAAAATGATATGGCTTCTTGCAC
The genomic region above belongs to Telmatocola sphagniphila and contains:
- a CDS encoding cupin domain-containing protein, with the protein product MPPGGGPPHVHSREEEGIYILEGEITFTVDGEKIVAKAVAFVNMPVGIPHSLKNESGNPAKMLIFIAPAGLKQMFFEFGVPLAKVLHELFEAFCSRSQTAFYNWKYESRSQKML
- a CDS encoding PadR family transcriptional regulator, giving the protein MKTDDQSLLGHALLGLIRLCQPCSGYDLRRMFAGQPMATFSDSPGSIYPALKRLERSSLVSCTVDETSQVRRRKLYRLSPQGQKALTHWLTRPITSDAVFRCMPELFLRFAFLEDCLGPRACESFLVSLADYLHQHIEMLQGHLKSHESEMSRSARLALQSGIMGYECQASWVKIALEEYRKSASGKALARSVNKS
- a CDS encoding serine hydrolase domain-containing protein, giving the protein MGRITLTFLLLIGAWATLEGYSQKAWADEDTRNRPSDELPQANPKDVGLSAEKLERVKTLVQGVVDKKQTAGVVVLIARHGKVAYLETFGKMNALTGQAMRPDAIFRIHSMSKPITTAAALLLYEEGKYKLDDPVSKYLPEFKGLRVHTRNGEEVVAAKREMTIRDLMRHTSGLTYGMPNGTAVDKMYIAKGIDGPNLSLAEMVSALGKLPLQDQPGTQFNYSVSTDVLARLIEVLSGKPIDEFLKDRVCRPLDMRDTDFIVPDDKLARFTANHGAGDKGMLKVIDDPATSRYRTRRKYLSGGGGLVSTARDYARFCQMLLQGGELQGCRLLRPETVSEMTSNQLPIEALPMKLGGFPLPGMGFGLGLSVRLDAKSVKPDPAAGEFGWNGAASTYFWVAPKSEMVVIVLQQVQPYNFTLQMSLKSAIYGAIEN